Genomic DNA from Dysidea avara chromosome 10, odDysAvar1.4, whole genome shotgun sequence:
CTAGTGAGCTATCCTCCAGTCTATAATTATGCTAGTGTTGTTTTGTTccaacaaaatttaatggtcCGGTGGCCTAATAACAAACTTCTGAACTATGTATATTCCTGCATTGCCTCTTGTGTGAATGAGGAGGCCCAACAGTACCATAGCACATGGTTGGCATTTTCATGTTTTATAACTTTAAATTTTAGTCGATTACACTTTGCTTAAAAGCATTTTTGAAAGTTAAAAACCTATTATCAACATTTATGAGGCCACCCATGAACCAGGAAAGACTTTAACCCAGAAGCtttataaacaaaaaaaaagtgataATCAAAAACATAATAATCCTATACAACAGTGCATGCTTTACTTAAACAACACACTTCATggtaaaaagtacataaatatgttgtggtacaAAACGATGTGCAATGATAAAATATAAACATGATGAACAATCAATTTTTACAAATAGACATGACCCGGTAAAAAGTTTGCAATTTGCTATTATGCTATCAACGTACAAAAAACAACTGGAATAGTTTTAAATGGCTGTCTTCTGTGCATGATAATgcatatttacaaaaaagtaatgTGAAATGATTTACTTAGAGTACATGCATGTCATATGTCTTCACATTCAGAGCCGCTGCTTGTAGCTTCCCGTGAACTCTTACTGTGAAGATCCTTTAACTGTTGGTACACAGTAGAAAATGAGGGCCTACTCTTGGCATGAGATTTAAAGCAAAGTTTCATTACTTCAAACACTTCACTAGGACATCCTCTAGGCTGGATCATTATTTCACATTTCTGTACAGCATCTTTCACTTGTATGTTGTCCATGTTAGGATAGGGAGTACTACCCTGACAGAAAATCTCAGAAAGAAGGACAGCAAATGCCCACACATCagaattgatgctaaattttcttttctgcaaaaGCTCAGGGGCAAGCCATGTAATTGGAAGGCTCATGGTAACTCCACGTGGTGGGGTATAGCTGGATTCTCCAGGCTTGAGACACCTTGCTTTGCTGAAAGCACCAATCTTGCACATAAATGGCTGTCCATTAAT
This window encodes:
- the LOC136236821 gene encoding proto-oncogene tyrosine-protein kinase LCK-like; the protein is MAFTFLGRLHRRTKLASGKNGEFWLAVNKRSGSKVAIKKVSKEVFTQEANALMHISHPNVIHLIDSFMNSSPSLIFQYAENGDLLSFLRSKTNTFSTSQLLAVAANIANGMPFMCKIGAFSKARCLKPGESSYTPPRGVTMSLPITWLAPELLQKRKFSINSDVWAFAVLLSEIFCQGSTPYPNMDNIQVKDAVQKCEIMIQPRGCPSEVFEVMKLCFKSHAKSRPSFSTVYQQLKDLHSKSSREATSSGSECEDI